One genomic segment of Halomarina pelagica includes these proteins:
- a CDS encoding energy-coupling factor transporter transmembrane component T family protein — protein MAERSIYQPGESVLHRLNPVTTFVLAACLSVVVFVVPDYRLPLGLSIVLLALVFVARVHRLVLRLVAALAIPFAFFLLLIHGVLNPGPQAEPLVTIGPVTVWEAGFETARLIFLRILVLILSFLLFATTSQPQRMRVALMEKGVPNKLAYVFIASLQIIPEMRTRAKSIADAQQARGLDIHADIRTRTGSIVALMAPLLIGTLIAANTRALALDARGFDASGERTFLYDVPDTGGERLLRYAAVVAVFGALAWRLLP, from the coding sequence ATGGCTGAGCGATCCATCTACCAGCCCGGCGAGAGCGTCCTCCACCGACTCAACCCGGTGACGACGTTCGTCCTCGCGGCGTGTCTCTCGGTCGTCGTGTTCGTCGTCCCCGACTACCGGCTCCCGCTGGGCCTGTCGATCGTTCTGCTCGCGCTCGTGTTCGTCGCCCGGGTCCACCGGCTAGTCCTCCGGCTGGTCGCGGCGCTCGCGATCCCGTTCGCGTTCTTCCTCCTGCTCATCCACGGGGTCCTCAACCCGGGACCGCAGGCGGAGCCGCTCGTGACGATCGGGCCGGTGACGGTCTGGGAGGCGGGGTTCGAGACCGCGCGGCTGATCTTCCTGCGCATCCTCGTGCTCATCCTGTCGTTCCTGCTGTTCGCCACCACGAGCCAGCCACAGCGGATGCGCGTCGCGCTGATGGAGAAGGGTGTCCCGAACAAGCTCGCGTACGTGTTCATCGCCTCGCTCCAGATCATCCCCGAGATGCGCACCCGGGCGAAGTCCATCGCCGACGCGCAGCAGGCGCGCGGTCTCGACATCCACGCGGACATCAGGACTCGAACGGGGTCGATCGTCGCGCTGATGGCACCGCTCCTCATCGGCACCCTCATCGCCGCGAACACGCGGGCGCTCGCCCTCGACGCGCGCGGGTTCGACGCGTCCGGCGAGCGGACGTTCCTCTACGACGTCCCCGACACCGGCGGCGAGCGACTCCTCCGGTACGCCGCGGTCGTCGCCGTGTTCGGCGCGCTCGCGTGGAGGCTCCTCCCATGA
- a CDS encoding XapX domain-containing protein, which produces MNAAVVALAFVAGLATGALFKFLQVPIPAPPTLSGVVGILGIYAGYLLVEWLGVGVDLLDALGL; this is translated from the coding sequence ATGAACGCGGCCGTCGTCGCGCTCGCCTTCGTCGCCGGACTCGCCACCGGCGCGCTGTTCAAGTTCCTGCAGGTCCCGATCCCCGCGCCGCCGACTCTGTCGGGCGTCGTCGGCATCCTCGGCATCTACGCGGGCTATCTGCTCGTCGAGTGGCTCGGCGTCGGCGTCGACCTCCTCGACGCGCTCGGACTCTGA
- a CDS encoding ABC transporter ATP-binding protein, whose amino-acid sequence MTLIDVDDVTFQYATQPDDEYAVRDVSCEIDAGSFVGITGPSGAGKATLCRLIAGQIPHFYTGELSGSVTVDGTPTSDESLGDLSKRIGFVFENPYDQLTGATSTVLEEVAFGLESRGFSRDEMRERARESLAAMGVETLVDRDPQQLSGGQCQRVAIASVLAMQPEILVLQQPTAQLDPEGTDEVFDVVGRMNEEGYTVVMVSQDLERLTPLLDRLLVMTEGRIRLDGHPEEVLLRAADDDLPVVVPKTIAVGRRLREAGYVPADESIPVTEEGCLAELQRAIGRSISREGSSVDAGTDGNRRSVDDVDESAQIVLDGLHYSYPSGVEALSDVSFSLDEGCVCLIGQNGAGKSTLVKHLNGLLEPTEGEVYVDGSSTRDRTVAELAHHVGLSFQNPDDQLFHSSIDDEIRYGPRNLDYDDEEIQTRVDRAVSQFDLEGDRERNPYDLSEAWRKRVAVASVVAMDTPVVVLDEPTSGQDAPGRDCLGRAVDALVERGKLVVVITHDMEFVADHADRVVLLSEGRLLADGDPRTVLTDEATLARSNVHPPIVARYGLELGVEPVLSIDELLEALETQRQGPRGSSR is encoded by the coding sequence ATGACGCTGATCGACGTGGACGACGTGACGTTCCAGTACGCCACGCAACCCGACGACGAGTACGCGGTGCGGGACGTCAGCTGCGAGATCGACGCCGGGAGCTTCGTCGGTATCACCGGTCCGAGCGGTGCCGGCAAGGCGACGCTCTGTCGGTTGATCGCGGGGCAGATCCCCCACTTCTACACCGGGGAGCTGAGCGGGTCGGTCACCGTGGACGGAACGCCGACGAGCGACGAGTCGCTGGGCGACCTCTCGAAGCGGATCGGGTTCGTCTTCGAGAACCCGTACGACCAGCTCACGGGCGCGACCTCGACCGTGCTGGAGGAGGTCGCGTTCGGGCTGGAGAGCAGGGGTTTCAGCCGGGACGAGATGCGGGAACGCGCCAGGGAGAGCCTCGCCGCGATGGGCGTCGAGACCCTCGTCGACCGCGACCCGCAACAGCTCTCGGGGGGGCAGTGCCAGCGCGTGGCCATCGCGTCCGTGCTCGCGATGCAGCCCGAGATCCTCGTCCTCCAGCAGCCGACGGCGCAGCTCGACCCGGAAGGGACCGACGAGGTGTTCGACGTCGTCGGCCGGATGAACGAGGAGGGGTACACCGTGGTGATGGTCAGTCAGGACCTCGAACGGCTCACGCCGCTCCTCGATCGCCTCCTCGTGATGACAGAGGGGAGGATCCGACTCGACGGTCACCCCGAGGAGGTCCTCCTCCGCGCCGCGGACGACGACCTCCCGGTCGTCGTCCCGAAGACGATCGCCGTCGGTCGTCGCCTCCGCGAGGCGGGGTACGTCCCCGCGGACGAGTCGATCCCGGTAACGGAGGAGGGCTGTCTCGCCGAACTTCAGCGGGCGATCGGTCGCTCCATCTCGCGGGAGGGATCGAGCGTCGACGCCGGTACGGACGGGAACCGACGGAGCGTGGACGACGTGGACGAGAGTGCGCAGATCGTCCTCGACGGACTCCACTACAGCTACCCGAGCGGCGTCGAGGCCCTCAGCGACGTCTCGTTCTCGCTCGACGAGGGGTGCGTCTGTCTGATCGGTCAGAACGGGGCCGGGAAGTCGACGCTGGTGAAACACCTGAACGGGCTCCTCGAACCGACCGAAGGGGAGGTGTACGTCGACGGGTCCAGCACTCGCGACAGGACGGTGGCGGAACTGGCACACCACGTGGGACTGAGCTTCCAGAACCCCGACGACCAGTTGTTCCACAGTTCGATCGACGACGAGATCAGGTACGGCCCGCGAAACCTCGACTACGACGACGAGGAGATCCAGACCCGAGTCGACCGGGCCGTCTCCCAGTTCGATCTCGAAGGGGACAGGGAGCGAAACCCGTACGACCTCAGCGAGGCGTGGCGCAAGCGGGTCGCGGTCGCCTCCGTCGTCGCGATGGACACGCCGGTGGTCGTCCTCGACGAGCCGACCAGCGGTCAGGACGCGCCCGGCCGGGACTGTCTCGGGCGGGCCGTCGACGCCCTCGTCGAGCGGGGGAAGCTGGTCGTCGTCATCACCCACGACATGGAGTTCGTCGCCGACCACGCCGACCGCGTCGTGTTGCTCTCGGAGGGCCGCCTGCTCGCGGACGGTGATCCCCGGACCGTGCTCACCGACGAGGCGACGCTGGCCCGATCCAACGTTCACCCCCCGATCGTCGCCCGCTACGGGCTCGAACTCGGGGTGGAACCCGTCCTCTCCATCGACGAACTCCTCGAGGCACTCGAGACACAGCGCCAGGGTCCGCGCGGCTCGTCGCGGTAG
- a CDS encoding nucleoside hydrolase gives MGTKLLLDVDPGCDDAIALFLALAADDVDVVGVTTVMGNTTLENTTRNTLSLLEFVDRTDVPVAAGAARPLAQELTTAEHVHGPGGLPERVRAAVPESDVTVVDAHAAAFIVEQAHEYGEELTIAAVGPQTNLALALALEPALPDLVGDIYAMGGALKTTGNVTPQASFNFYVDAAAASRVVQEAAPKVVGLDVTEHVYVSTDEIRRLAEEPEPLATMAKILEFSVEEVRSKFGHDGGLASDAVVLTDVIAGALEFEDAYVEIDTSGGPSNGATVYDEHGVYGEDPNCQVALGVDGDAYEETVVRLLETYGGRSARSL, from the coding sequence ATGGGTACGAAGCTCCTGCTCGACGTGGATCCCGGCTGCGACGACGCGATCGCGCTCTTCCTCGCGCTGGCGGCCGACGACGTCGACGTCGTCGGCGTGACGACCGTGATGGGGAACACGACGCTCGAGAACACGACGCGGAACACGCTCTCGCTACTGGAGTTCGTCGATCGGACGGACGTCCCGGTCGCGGCGGGTGCCGCCCGCCCGCTCGCCCAGGAGCTAACGACCGCGGAGCACGTGCACGGTCCCGGCGGCTTGCCCGAACGAGTTCGCGCGGCGGTCCCCGAAAGCGACGTAACCGTCGTCGACGCGCACGCGGCGGCGTTCATCGTCGAGCAGGCGCACGAGTACGGCGAAGAACTCACGATCGCCGCCGTCGGCCCCCAGACGAACCTCGCGCTCGCGCTCGCGCTCGAACCCGCGTTGCCCGACCTCGTCGGCGACATCTACGCGATGGGCGGGGCGCTGAAGACGACGGGGAACGTGACGCCCCAGGCCTCGTTCAACTTCTACGTCGACGCCGCAGCCGCCAGCCGCGTCGTCCAGGAGGCGGCTCCCAAGGTGGTCGGCCTCGACGTCACGGAGCACGTCTACGTCTCGACCGACGAGATCCGTCGGCTGGCGGAGGAACCCGAACCCCTCGCGACGATGGCGAAGATCCTCGAGTTCAGCGTCGAGGAGGTCCGCTCGAAGTTCGGCCACGACGGCGGGCTCGCGAGCGACGCCGTCGTGCTCACGGACGTCATCGCGGGGGCGCTCGAGTTCGAGGACGCGTACGTCGAGATCGACACGAGCGGCGGGCCCTCGAACGGCGCGACCGTCTACGACGAACACGGCGTCTACGGCGAGGACCCGAACTGTCAGGTGGCCCTCGGGGTCGACGGGGACGCGTACGAAGAGACCGTGGTCCGCCTCCTGGAGACGTACGGCGGGCGGTCCGCGCGCTCGCTATGA